A genome region from Nitrosopumilus oxyclinae includes the following:
- a CDS encoding DoxX family protein, translated as MTSAEIREKILNDLVFMGLRSAIGVIFILHGISKFSPGFAENLPNMGLPVEMQIPIALAELVPGILLIIGVLSRLSASLISIIMLGAIFMVKGASSITGKGGVELDLILLAVALVIMIVGPGRISLAQAIKKIPRCLH; from the coding sequence ATGACCTCTGCTGAAATTCGAGAGAAGATTCTAAACGATTTAGTGTTCATGGGGTTAAGATCTGCAATCGGTGTGATCTTTATTCTTCATGGAATCTCAAAGTTCAGTCCAGGATTTGCAGAGAATTTGCCAAACATGGGATTGCCTGTAGAAATGCAAATCCCAATTGCATTAGCAGAACTAGTTCCAGGAATTTTACTAATCATTGGAGTTCTAAGTAGACTATCTGCATCATTAATTTCAATTATTATGCTTGGTGCAATTTTCATGGTCAAAGGAGCATCAAGCATTACGGGTAAAGGAGGAGTAGAATTGGATTTAATTTTACTTGCAGTAGCACTTGTAATTATGATAGTAGGTCCAGGTAGAATATCACTTGCCCAAGCTATCAAAAAAATACCCAGATGTCTACACTAG
- a CDS encoding proteasome subunit beta, with amino-acid sequence MSMYMPGATAVGITFDGGIVLASEKRIAFGNFLVSKSTKKTFPITNKVGATCAGLVADMQILSLQIAALAKIRKMELKRDVPPNTVAKMMSNMMYERRYFPLLTQVIVGGVVDKPIMYTLDPLGSVLPDDYAAVGTGAEMALGVLDPQFKPNMSRDEAVELAKHAVRSAALRDSASGDGLDILVITKDGTEEFTEDIK; translated from the coding sequence ATGTCAATGTATATGCCAGGAGCAACTGCTGTTGGGATTACTTTTGATGGCGGTATTGTTCTTGCAAGTGAGAAAAGGATCGCATTTGGAAACTTTTTGGTAAGTAAATCCACAAAGAAAACATTCCCTATTACTAACAAAGTTGGTGCAACCTGTGCTGGCCTTGTAGCTGACATGCAAATTCTATCTTTGCAAATTGCTGCTTTAGCTAAAATTAGAAAAATGGAACTTAAAAGAGACGTTCCACCAAATACAGTAGCCAAAATGATGTCAAATATGATGTATGAAAGAAGATACTTCCCATTGTTAACTCAGGTAATTGTTGGTGGCGTAGTCGACAAACCAATCATGTATACCTTAGACCCGTTAGGTTCAGTACTTCCTGATGATTATGCAGCAGTAGGAACTGGTGCAGAAATGGCATTAGGTGTTTTGGATCCTCAATTCAAACCAAACATGAGTAGAGATGAAGCAGTAGAATTAGCAAAACATGCCGTGCGTTCAGCAGCCCTTAGAGATTCTGCTAGTGGTGATGGATTAGATATCCTAGTGATCACTAAAGATGGTACTGAAGAATTTACAGAAGATATTAAATAA
- a CDS encoding PUA domain-containing protein produces MKSNLISKSETSTLLKTVSEKWGMEFPKMKNVKVHQILDDAQIITGDGLKILKVDEDYLPFLSEIEMLEKFPTVTVDMGAVKFMCKGANLMRPGIKKFTEFEKDKIVCIVEESQHKFLAVGKSLVSSSELETMEKGEVIKNMHYVSDRFWETGKTIYD; encoded by the coding sequence TTGAAGTCTAATTTAATTTCTAAAAGTGAAACTAGTACACTGCTAAAGACAGTTTCAGAAAAATGGGGAATGGAATTTCCTAAAATGAAAAATGTCAAAGTTCATCAAATTTTAGATGATGCACAAATTATTACAGGAGATGGATTAAAAATTCTCAAAGTCGATGAAGATTATTTACCATTTTTATCTGAAATTGAAATGTTAGAAAAATTTCCAACAGTTACAGTAGACATGGGAGCAGTGAAGTTCATGTGTAAGGGAGCAAATTTGATGAGACCAGGAATTAAAAAATTCACAGAGTTTGAAAAAGATAAGATAGTATGTATTGTTGAGGAATCTCAACACAAGTTTTTAGCAGTTGGAAAGTCACTGGTAAGTAGTTCAGAATTAGAAACCATGGAAAAAGGAGAGGTGATAAAAAATATGCATTATGTCTCAGACAGATTCTGGGAAACGGGAAAAACTATTTACGATTAA